The genomic segment TTTCTTTATTTTAAATGGCTTTTTAAAGGTTGAGCTTACACTTATTGTTAAGCTGATATTGTGCATGAGGGAAATCCTTTTCCTTATTTCCTGTGCTAAATAATAACATTCATTTATTATATCTGCTTCACTAATGGTTGGTGTCAAGCGCACAATAGCTGTAAATTCTCCATTTTCACTATAAAAGCATTCTCCAATGTTGAGTTCTTCGATAATTTCAGAAACATTTTTTATTATTTCATTAAGAGTCTTTGTATAAAATTCTTCATCTTCTATATACTTAAAAAAATTATCTATTTGGATGAGGAACAGCACAAAAAGTTTTCCATTTAGATTAAGGTTAAGGTTTTCAATAAGGTTATAACAATCATCTTCACTTATATCATTAAATATAAGCTTTCTTAGTGCAATATCCTTATTTTCCTTTAGGAAATTTAAAAGTTTATGTTCTTTTCTTATTTCACTTTTTTTTATAGTCATATTATCAAGATCAGTTTTAGTCTTTGCTAATATTCCATATAAATCATTAGGTGTTATTAAATCTTTTATCAAGTAGTCTGTTACTCCCATTTTCATAGCTCTTTGCGCATACGTAAAGTCCTCATAGCAGCTTAATATTAAAAATTTTTGAGATTTATTTATTTTCTGTATTTCTTCTATTAAATCTAAACCATCTATAATAGGCATTTGTATATCTGTAATAATAAGATCTGGTTTTATATCAGCATATTTGTCTAGTGCTTCTTTACCATTTGAAGCGCTATATACTATTCGAAAATCAGTTTCTTGCCAGTTTATAATGTACGAGAGAATTTCCCTTGCCGGTATTTCGTCGTCTACAATCATTACCTTATACATGCTGTTTGCCTCCTTTTTTAGAATTAAGGCACATTGACTTGTTATTTTCAGAATGTGCTCTAGTAAATGTATGGAATATTGAATTCTATACAAGTTCCAATTCCTGATTTGCTGTATACTTTTAAGTCATATTCGCTTCCAAAATATAGTCTGAGTCTTTCACTTATGTTATCTAGGCTTATACCATTAAAGCCTTTGTGAGTTGATTTTCTCTTACTAATTCCTACGCCATCATCGATAATTTTTATTTTTATAAAATCTTTTTGTGGAAATATATCTATTTTTATAGTCCCCGCACAACCTTTAGGCACTATTCCATGATAAAGAGAATTTTCAATAAGTGGCTGAAGAATAAGTTTTGGCACTAAACAGTTATTCAATTCTTCAGGAATATTACATACTAGTTTAACTATATCTCCATATCTATACTTCTGTATCTTCAGATAATTTTGAGTGCATGTAAGTTCATCTTTTAAGGTTATAAGTTTTTTACTTGTTGATATGCTTTGTCTTAGCAGACCATTAAATGATTGAATAAGTTCTCTTATTTCATTTTGATTATTTTTTATAGCCAAATAGTTTATTGTATTTAGTGTATTATGTATAAAATGAGGATTTATTTGTGATTGCAGTAAATCCAGCTGGGTTTTCATAGATTCAACTTCAAGCTTCTTGTTTTCCTCTTCTTCCTTATAGATTTGTTCAATTAGATTTTTTATATTGTAAATCATTTTATTAAAACTAATTATTAGATACTTAAGTTCGTCTTCGGTTTTAGCTTCTAGCTTGTCTGGCCATTCTCCATTTTCAAACTTATTCATTGCTTTTGTAATATCATATATAGGATCTGTAATTTTCTTTGAAGTAAAGTGGCTGATAAAAATTACAACTGCGATACTAAAAATACCAATACAATAAATTAACCATCGAATAGAATCGAGGTTTCTGGTTAAAGAGTCCAAAGATATTAATCCAATAACTCTCCATTCTGGATATGCTTCTATAACACTATTAAATTCCATATATTTTACGTTATTAACATTTACAGTATAATTATTAACTTTTTCAAGCATTATATTGTCATAATCAATATTTCCTATTTTATAAATCAGATTACCATTTTTATCAACAATAAAAGTGCTGTCAAAGACTCCATGGCAGTAATCATCTATATTCATAAATAAATTCTTTTTCTTTATATTGATCATAAGGTAGCCGATAAGGGAGTAGTTTTCTTTATCCAAATACCTAGAAAAA from the Clostridium beijerinckii genome contains:
- a CDS encoding sensor histidine kinase → MNIDDYCHGVFDSTFIVDKNGNLIYKIGNIDYDNIMLEKVNNYTVNVNNVKYMEFNSVIEAYPEWRVIGLISLDSLTRNLDSIRWLIYCIGIFSIAVVIFISHFTSKKITDPIYDITKAMNKFENGEWPDKLEAKTEDELKYLIISFNKMIYNIKNLIEQIYKEEEENKKLEVESMKTQLDLLQSQINPHFIHNTLNTINYLAIKNNQNEIRELIQSFNGLLRQSISTSKKLITLKDELTCTQNYLKIQKYRYGDIVKLVCNIPEELNNCLVPKLILQPLIENSLYHGIVPKGCAGTIKIDIFPQKDFIKIKIIDDGVGISKRKSTHKGFNGISLDNISERLRLYFGSEYDLKVYSKSGIGTCIEFNIPYIY
- a CDS encoding response regulator transcription factor yields the protein MYKVMIVDDEIPAREILSYIINWQETDFRIVYSASNGKEALDKYADIKPDLIITDIQMPIIDGLDLIEEIQKINKSQKFLILSCYEDFTYAQRAMKMGVTDYLIKDLITPNDLYGILAKTKTDLDNMTIKKSEIRKEHKLLNFLKENKDIALRKLIFNDISEDDCYNLIENLNLNLNGKLFVLFLIQIDNFFKYIEDEEFYTKTLNEIIKNVSEIIEELNIGECFYSENGEFTAIVRLTPTISEADIINECYYLAQEIRKRISLMHNISLTISVSSTFKKPFKIKKYFDEAFKLSKMKVFLGNDTIILNNTFVKNLDLDTDTLTKRINAINISIEQNNIENLKSELTHLYDKDIRGFMQFNYLNYINSSLLDLVVRTCNRYSIAYEDIFSTSYIPIEILSTKETVEEMSEWFLEIFTKIININFNNSFKNKYSKKVADSIDYITKNLFNQSLSLTDIAENINVHKVYLCRIFKEETGENVTQYILKARIEKSKEIILSTNYKLYEISDKLGFNSPQQFSILFKKVTGITPNQFRDSYFKNL